A stretch of Rhododendron vialii isolate Sample 1 chromosome 4a, ASM3025357v1 DNA encodes these proteins:
- the LOC131323106 gene encoding protein SUPPRESSOR OF GENE SILENCING 3-like, which yields MSSRKGGSRGPLGRGNNSRPHSAGRGFESNSNTPSPRAIPPPLEHGWNWHTRAAASSQSSEDATGQGETTIHLDPPPVDDDDDKFENDNDSDEVDTEDELLSDEYDSDVSEKSHDSRKNSKWFKVFFENLDKLSLDDMHGPSRQWHCPACKGGPGAIDWYRGLQPLMMHAKTKGSKRVKLHRDFAELLDEELRRRGTSVIAAGEAFGKWKGLDERIKDRSIVWPPMVVIMNTWLEQDENDKWHGMGNQELLDSFSSYSPVKARHAYGPQGHRGMSVLIFENSAMGFLEAESLHNHFQEQGTDRDAWDRRPVLFCPGGKRQLYGYMAEKQDLDVFNKHCHGNKAARLKFETRSYQEMVVNQMRQMSEDNQQLIWFKDEVAKGQRRSKALEESLGVVSEKLRKTKEENRIVTQRSKMHHEQNKEEMDFQEQFFKDQLEIIHKTRDAKEDEFEKIQQEEREKMKQSNTHVSAKGDRDRREEDFAKFVKSQDKEMEEFVSEREKLVKAYEDDKISMNKRHFEEEVQLEKDFDTALNQLMSKYSPHPSEEEGKSSDQ from the exons ATGAGTTCACGAAAAGGGGGTTCGAGAGGGCCTCTGGGCAGAGGAAATAATTCAAGGCCCCATTCAGCTGGTAGAGGTTTTGAGAGCAACAGCAACACCCCTTCCCCACGAGCAATCCCTCCTCCTTTGGAGCACGGGTGGAATTGGCATACAAGAGCTGCTGCCAGTAGTCAGTCTTCAGAAGATGCTACAGGACAAGGAGAGACCACCATACACTTGGACCCCCCTCCTGTTGATGACGACGATGACAAGTTTGAAAATGACAATGACTCAGATGAAGTTGATACAGAGGATGAACTATTAAGTGACGAATATGACTCTGATGTGAGTGAGAAAAGCCACGACTCCCGCAAGAATAGTAAGTGGttcaaggttttttttgaaaacttggacAAACTAAGTTTGGATGATATGCATGGTCCATCAAGACAGTGGCATTGCCCAGCATGCAAAGGGGGTCCTGGTGCAATTGACTGGTATCGAGGTCTGCAGCCACTCATGATGCATGCCAAAACAAAAGGATCAAAGAGGGTGAAGCTGCACAGAGATTTTGCAGAACTTTTGGATGAAGAGCTCCGCAGGCGGGGCACTTCAGTCATAGCAGCTGGTGAAGCATTTGGTAAGTGGAAGGGTCTTGATGAAAGGATCAAAGATCGCTCTATTGTTTGGCCGCCAATGGTTGTCATTATGAACACATGGCTTGAGCAGGATGAAAATGACAAG TGGCATGGCATGGGAAATCAAGAGCTTCTTGATTCCTTTAGTTCATACTCTCCAGTGAAGGCTCGACATGCCTATGGCCCACAGGGGCACCGAGGGATgagtgttttgatttttgagaaCTCGGCAATGGGCTTTTTAGAGGCCGAAAGTCTTCATAACCATTTCCAGGAACAAGGAACCGATAGGGACGCTTGGGATCGTCGTCCAGTCCTATTCTGTCCTGGTGGAAAGCGCCAACTTTATGGCTACATGGCAGAGAAACAAGACCTGGACGTTTTTAATAAGCACTGCCATg GCAACAAAGCCGCCCGATTGAAGTTTGAGACTAGGTCGTATCAGGAGATGGTTGTGAACCAAATGCGACAAATGAGTGAAGATAACCAGCAGTTGATCTGGTTTAAGGATGAAGTGGCTAAAGGGCAAAGACGTTCAAAAGCTCTTGAAGAGTCTTTAGGAGTAGTATCTGAGAAGTTGCGCAAGACCAAGGAGGAAAACCGCATTGTCACGCAAAGGAGCAAAATGCATCATGAGCAGAACAAGGAAGAG ATGGATTTTCAAGAACAATTCTTCAAAGACCAGCTTGAAATCATCCATAAAACTAGGGATGCAAAGGAAGACGAGTTTGAGAAGATTCAGCAGGAGGAGCGAGAGAAGATGAAACAATCAAATACACATGTTTCTGCTAAGGGGGATCGTGATCGCAG GGAGGAAGATTTTGCAAAGTTTGTCAAGTCTCAGGACAAAGAGATGGAGGAATTTGTGTCTGAGAGGGAGAAGTTAGTGAAAGCTTACGAAGATGACAAAATATCAATGAATAAGAGGCATTTTGAGGAAGAGGTTCAGCTGGAGAAGGATTTTGATACTGCCCTTAACCAGCTAATGAGCAAGTACAGTCCACACCCTTCGGAGGAAGAAGGCAAAAGCAGTGATCAGTAA